Proteins from one Flammeovirgaceae bacterium genomic window:
- a CDS encoding dihydroorotase: protein MNSTLILNAKVVNEGAVTENDVLIKGQRIEKIGPGLQSMPAGKVVDAKGKFLLPGAIDDQVHFREPGLTHKATIYTESRAAVAGGVTSFMEMPNTIPPAFTQQLLEDKYQIASKTSLGNYSFYMGASNDNLEEVLKTDIRRVCGLKIFMGSSTGNLLVDNVKTLEGFYSKFPSLIATHCEDEPTIRRNMELYKQKYGSAVTAKMHPEIRSREACYLSSSFAVNLAKQHGTHLHILHISTEEETHLFDNSIPLKDKKITAEACIHHLWFNDGDYDRLGMMIKWNPAIKTRADQEAILKALLEGKIDVVATDHAPHTWEEKQNEYFNAPSGGPLVQHSVVAMMELHKQGKIPIEKIVEKMCHHPAILFRVENRGYIREGYYADLVLVDPSASWQVSRENIVAKCGWSPFMGQRFSSTVDATWVSGHLAYRQGKFDESQMGQRMAFERQ, encoded by the coding sequence ATGAATTCGACCCTTATTCTTAACGCCAAAGTCGTAAACGAGGGGGCAGTGACGGAAAACGATGTGCTAATAAAAGGACAGCGCATCGAAAAGATTGGCCCAGGCCTGCAATCCATGCCTGCGGGCAAGGTAGTGGACGCAAAAGGAAAATTCCTGCTGCCCGGTGCCATAGACGATCAGGTCCATTTTCGTGAACCCGGGCTAACCCACAAAGCAACCATATACACGGAATCCCGTGCTGCCGTGGCCGGTGGCGTCACCTCGTTTATGGAAATGCCCAATACCATTCCCCCCGCCTTTACCCAACAACTTTTGGAGGACAAATACCAGATTGCGTCAAAAACGTCCCTGGGAAACTACTCATTTTACATGGGCGCCTCCAATGACAACCTGGAGGAAGTGCTGAAAACCGATATCAGGAGGGTCTGTGGCCTAAAAATTTTCATGGGTTCTTCCACCGGGAATTTGTTGGTCGACAACGTGAAAACACTGGAAGGCTTTTATTCAAAGTTCCCCTCATTGATCGCCACCCACTGCGAGGACGAACCCACCATCCGAAGGAACATGGAGTTGTACAAACAGAAATACGGGAGTGCGGTCACCGCCAAAATGCATCCTGAAATCAGGAGCCGGGAGGCCTGTTACCTCTCTTCTTCCTTTGCCGTGAACCTGGCGAAGCAACATGGAACGCATTTGCACATCCTGCATATTTCCACAGAAGAAGAGACGCACCTATTTGACAATTCAATCCCCCTAAAAGACAAAAAAATCACGGCAGAGGCGTGCATCCATCATTTGTGGTTTAACGATGGGGATTATGACAGGCTTGGCATGATGATCAAATGGAACCCGGCAATAAAAACCCGGGCCGACCAGGAAGCCATACTGAAGGCCTTGCTTGAAGGAAAAATTGACGTGGTGGCGACCGACCATGCGCCCCACACCTGGGAAGAAAAACAAAATGAATATTTTAACGCCCCCTCCGGTGGGCCCCTGGTCCAACACAGTGTGGTGGCCATGATGGAACTCCATAAACAAGGCAAAATACCCATCGAAAAAATAGTGGAAAAAATGTGCCATCACCCCGCCATTCTTTTCAGGGTCGAAAACCGGGGCTACATCAGGGAGGGGTACTATGCAGACCTGGTGCTGGTGGACCCATCGGCAAGCTGGCAGGTAAGCAGGGAAAACATAGTGGCCAAGTGTGGCTGGTCCCCTTTCATGGGGCAGAGGTTTTCTTCCACGGTCGATGCCACCTGGGTATCGGGCCACCTGGCCTACCGCCAAGGCAAGTTTGATGAAAGCCAAATGGGACAAAGGATGGCCTTTGAGAGGCAATAG
- a CDS encoding alpha/beta hydrolase, giving the protein MPYIHHRALGKGPPIIFLHGFCETGEIWDPFVARVSDRCQAIILDLPGFGGSPLPKGNLSLVEIGAALNEWVLRQKFKNPIVLGHSLGGYVCLAMAAQMPEAYAALGLIHSTARADTDEKRLNRTKVMEFVKAHGARAFVDTFVPGLFYRKDHPSMDFVHKIALQTTEATLLAYMAAMRDRPSREGFIGGFGKPILMVGGKEDPLIPVGSLEGQAALNAKASLHILEDVGHMGMFEAKDKLANIVIHFVSSVENGSGA; this is encoded by the coding sequence ATGCCATACATCCACCACAGGGCCCTGGGCAAGGGGCCTCCCATTATTTTTTTACATGGCTTTTGTGAAACCGGTGAAATCTGGGATCCTTTTGTAGCCCGGGTTTCCGACAGGTGCCAGGCCATCATCCTGGACCTGCCCGGCTTTGGCGGCAGCCCCCTGCCCAAAGGCAACCTTTCGTTGGTAGAAATAGGCGCGGCCCTGAACGAATGGGTATTGCGCCAAAAGTTTAAAAACCCTATTGTGCTGGGGCATTCGTTGGGCGGCTATGTATGCCTGGCCATGGCGGCCCAAATGCCGGAAGCATACGCGGCCCTGGGGCTCATACACTCCACGGCCAGGGCGGATACGGATGAAAAAAGGTTGAACAGGACCAAGGTAATGGAATTTGTAAAAGCACATGGGGCCAGGGCTTTTGTGGACACTTTCGTGCCGGGCCTTTTTTACAGGAAGGACCACCCTTCGATGGATTTTGTGCATAAAATAGCCCTTCAAACCACTGAAGCGACCCTTTTGGCCTACATGGCCGCCATGCGCGACAGGCCTTCCAGGGAAGGGTTCATCGGTGGTTTTGGCAAGCCCATCCTGATGGTGGGAGGGAAAGAAGACCCCTTGATACCGGTTGGCAGTTTGGAAGGCCAGGCTGCCCTGAATGCCAAGGCATCGCTCCATATCCTTGAGGATGTAGGGCATATGGGAATGTTCGAAGCCAAGGACAAATTGGCAAATATCGTCATCCACTTCGTTTCAAGTGTCGAAAATGGCTCAGGGGCGTAA
- the rho gene encoding transcription termination factor Rho, with protein MYTIDDLNVRLLSELKEIAEQLGVKNAKKLAKQDLVYKILDQQAISGPAPSPKKAPSNGDGGNGDKTRPRPRRRENVAPAKAGKSEKELSSEELLESIDMEMDSAITSFDKKGKEPGKQDRQEHKGHKDAREHKEPKDDRNQAAKKENSIKDFDGVIANEGVLEIMQDGYGFLRSSDYNYLASPDDIYVSPSQIKLFGLKTGDTTKGLIRPPKEGEKYFALLKVESVNGKTTDEIRDRIAFEYLTPLFPEEKLKLSTKPDNMSTRILDLFAPIGKGQRGMIVAQPKTGKTVLLQQIANAIAENHPEVYLLVLLIDERPEEVTDMARSVKAEVIASTFDEQAERHVKVASIVLEKAKRMVECGHDVVILLDSITRLARAYNTVVPSSGKILSGGVDANALHKPKRFFGAARNVENGGSLTIIATALIDTGSKMDEVIFEEFKGTGNMELVLDRKLSNKRVYPAIDVPASGTRREDLLMKEEELQRVWILRKFMSDMNSNEAMEFLLQKMKGTRNNEEFLVSMNG; from the coding sequence ATGTATACAATTGACGACCTGAATGTCAGATTACTGTCCGAACTCAAAGAGATTGCGGAACAATTAGGCGTGAAGAACGCCAAGAAATTGGCCAAGCAAGACCTGGTTTACAAAATATTGGACCAGCAAGCAATCTCCGGGCCTGCCCCTTCGCCCAAAAAGGCACCTTCCAATGGCGATGGCGGCAATGGCGACAAAACCAGGCCACGCCCCAGAAGGCGGGAAAATGTTGCGCCAGCCAAGGCCGGAAAAAGCGAAAAAGAACTTTCTTCCGAAGAGCTCCTGGAGTCCATCGACATGGAGATGGACAGTGCCATTACTTCCTTTGACAAAAAGGGAAAGGAACCTGGGAAGCAAGACCGGCAGGAACACAAGGGGCACAAAGACGCCAGGGAGCACAAAGAGCCTAAAGACGACAGGAACCAGGCCGCCAAAAAAGAGAATTCGATCAAAGATTTCGATGGCGTAATTGCCAATGAAGGGGTGCTGGAGATCATGCAGGATGGATATGGGTTCCTTCGTTCGTCCGACTACAACTACCTGGCAAGCCCAGATGATATCTATGTATCACCCTCCCAAATCAAACTGTTTGGCCTCAAAACCGGTGACACCACCAAGGGGTTGATCCGTCCGCCCAAAGAGGGGGAAAAATATTTTGCGTTGCTTAAAGTGGAAAGCGTAAATGGCAAAACCACGGACGAGATCCGCGATCGTATTGCGTTCGAATACCTTACCCCGCTCTTTCCTGAAGAGAAGTTAAAGTTGAGCACCAAGCCGGACAACATGTCCACGCGTATCCTGGATTTGTTTGCGCCCATTGGAAAGGGGCAGCGCGGCATGATCGTGGCGCAGCCCAAAACGGGCAAGACGGTATTGCTGCAACAGATTGCCAACGCCATTGCCGAAAACCACCCTGAAGTGTACCTGCTGGTGCTCCTGATCGATGAGCGCCCCGAGGAGGTAACGGACATGGCGCGCAGCGTAAAGGCCGAAGTAATTGCATCTACCTTTGACGAGCAGGCCGAACGCCATGTAAAAGTGGCAAGCATAGTATTGGAAAAAGCCAAAAGGATGGTAGAGTGCGGCCACGATGTGGTCATTTTGCTGGATTCCATCACCCGGTTGGCCCGGGCATACAATACGGTGGTGCCTTCCTCTGGCAAGATACTTTCCGGGGGCGTGGACGCCAATGCCCTGCACAAGCCGAAAAGGTTTTTCGGGGCCGCCCGCAACGTGGAAAACGGGGGCTCGCTCACCATCATAGCCACGGCCCTGATCGATACAGGGTCCAAAATGGACGAGGTGATCTTTGAAGAGTTCAAAGGCACCGGCAATATGGAATTGGTCCTCGACCGCAAGCTATCCAACAAGCGGGTTTACCCTGCCATTGACGTGCCCGCATCAGGAACCAGGAGGGAAGACCTGTTGATGAAAGAAGAGGAGCTGCAGCGCGTGTGGATATTGCGCAAGTTCATGAGCGACATGAACTCCAATGAAGCCATGGAATTCCTGCTCCAGAAAATGAAGGGCACCCGAAACAACGAAGAGTTCCTGGTATCCATGAATGGATAA
- a CDS encoding DEAD/DEAH box helicase: MNFKLNKQLLLAVEEAGFAQPTEIQRKCIPLILGGQQVIGIAQTGTGKTAAYLLPVLMKTKFAQGQNPRALVLAPTKELVVQITQHAQALSKKTDLRIVPLYGGIGATGQISELKSGTDILVATPGRFMDLYLKNEIPVKDIRTLVIDEADRMMDMGFIHQLRKVFEVLPVRRQNLLFSATFPEKVEKLSGDFLEFPHKVEVTPQATPAKQISQQFYSVPNLKTKINFLEYLLAQRGVFDRVIVFTRTKESANNVFKFIDRKGLGPVRVIHSNKGQNSRLNAIKEFGEGKARVLVATDVSARGIDISRVSHVINFEVPGRYEDYVHRIGRTGRAAEKGIAITMATEAEQFHIEKIQELIRGKIPIKELPPQVKVEEASFEEAQKMARALDQQRKRADPTFRGAFHEKKKKGNKKRRG, encoded by the coding sequence TTGAATTTTAAGCTCAACAAACAACTGCTGTTAGCTGTTGAAGAGGCGGGTTTTGCCCAGCCCACTGAAATCCAAAGAAAATGCATTCCCCTCATTCTGGGGGGGCAGCAGGTTATTGGGATCGCCCAAACGGGCACGGGCAAGACAGCTGCGTATTTGCTGCCGGTTTTAATGAAAACAAAGTTTGCACAGGGGCAAAACCCAAGGGCGCTTGTGCTGGCGCCCACCAAAGAGCTGGTGGTTCAAATTACCCAACATGCACAGGCATTGTCCAAAAAAACGGATTTGCGTATTGTTCCCCTTTACGGGGGCATTGGGGCCACCGGCCAAATAAGCGAGTTGAAATCCGGAACGGACATATTGGTGGCCACACCGGGCAGGTTTATGGACCTTTACCTAAAAAACGAAATCCCTGTAAAGGACATAAGGACATTGGTGATAGACGAAGCGGACAGGATGATGGACATGGGGTTTATCCACCAACTGCGAAAGGTCTTTGAGGTTTTGCCCGTCAGGAGGCAAAACCTGTTGTTTTCCGCCACCTTTCCTGAAAAAGTGGAAAAACTGTCCGGGGATTTCCTGGAGTTTCCCCACAAGGTGGAGGTCACCCCCCAGGCCACCCCGGCCAAACAGATCTCACAGCAATTTTATTCCGTGCCCAACCTTAAAACGAAAATTAATTTTTTGGAATACCTGTTGGCACAGCGCGGGGTTTTTGACCGCGTGATCGTTTTTACGCGCACCAAAGAGTCGGCCAACAATGTTTTTAAATTCATTGACCGAAAAGGCCTTGGCCCCGTAAGGGTCATCCACTCCAACAAAGGGCAGAACAGCAGGCTGAATGCCATTAAGGAATTTGGCGAGGGCAAGGCCAGGGTGCTGGTGGCCACAGACGTGAGCGCCAGGGGGATCGATATCAGTAGGGTTTCGCACGTGATCAACTTTGAAGTGCCCGGCCGGTATGAAGATTATGTGCACCGGATTGGAAGAACGGGGCGGGCAGCAGAGAAAGGGATAGCGATAACGATGGCAACAGAGGCAGAGCAATTCCATATTGAAAAAATACAGGAACTGATCAGGGGGAAAATACCTATTAAGGAATTGCCCCCGCAAGTGAAAGTGGAAGAGGCTTCATTTGAAGAGGCACAAAAGATGGCCCGCGCCCTCGACCAGCAGCGGAAGAGGGCCGACCCCACTTTCAGGGGCGCTTTCCACGAGAAAAAGAAAAAGGGAAATAAAAAAAGGCGTGGTTGA
- a CDS encoding 1-deoxy-D-xylulose-5-phosphate synthase → MLIKPGKLLSHIEGPEDLKKLDQAQLVKLCGELRQFIIDNVSVYGGHFGASLGVIELTVALHYVFNAPKDQLVWDVGHQAYGHKILTGRRDVFHTNRMYGGISGFPKRKESEYDAFGVGHSSTSISAALGMAMATKYKGDGEKQHIAVIGDGALTGGIAFEGLNHAGVSDSNLLIVLNDNCMSIDPNVGALKDYLTDITTSKAYNKIKDEVWNLLGKLSHFGKNAQEIVSKVENGIKSTLLSQSNFFESLNLRYFGPVDGHDVNHLVSVLKDLKQIKGPKILHCVTVKGKGFGPAESGNKTTWHAPGTFDKITGEIFKKAHDTPQPPKYQDVFGNTLVELARDNDRIMGITPAMPSGSSMNIMMKEMPDRAFDVGIAEQHAVTFSAGLATQGLVPFCNIYSSFMQRAYDQVVHDVCIQNLPVNFCLDRAGFAGADGPTHHGTYDLAYFRCLPNMIVSSPMNESELRNLMYTASLPRKEKAFSIRYPRGQGVLPDWKTPMEEVRVGTGRLIKEGEGLAILTIGHIGNYAVEVCKELSRQGIEVAHYDMRFVKPLDEGLLHGVFSRFSKIITVEDGCVQGGMGSAILEFMADHHYSANVLRLGIPDKVVEHGEQIDLHAECGFDPEGIMKAVVQMLEPVPKPS, encoded by the coding sequence ATGCTCATAAAGCCCGGAAAACTGTTAAGCCATATTGAAGGCCCAGAGGACCTCAAGAAGCTCGATCAGGCGCAATTGGTCAAATTGTGCGGTGAGCTGAGGCAGTTTATTATAGACAACGTGTCCGTTTACGGGGGCCATTTTGGGGCCAGCCTGGGCGTTATTGAGCTTACCGTTGCCCTGCACTATGTATTTAATGCCCCCAAAGACCAACTGGTGTGGGACGTTGGGCACCAGGCCTACGGCCACAAAATACTTACCGGCCGCAGGGACGTTTTCCATACCAACAGGATGTACGGGGGCATTTCCGGGTTCCCCAAAAGAAAGGAGAGCGAATATGATGCTTTTGGCGTAGGCCATTCCTCCACCTCCATTTCCGCGGCCTTGGGCATGGCAATGGCCACAAAATACAAAGGGGACGGGGAGAAACAACATATTGCGGTAATCGGTGACGGTGCCCTTACGGGCGGCATTGCCTTCGAGGGGTTGAACCATGCAGGGGTTTCGGATTCGAACCTGCTTATTGTCCTCAACGATAATTGCATGTCCATAGACCCCAATGTAGGGGCATTAAAAGACTACCTGACCGATATCACTACCTCCAAGGCCTATAACAAAATCAAAGACGAGGTCTGGAACCTGCTGGGCAAGCTTTCGCATTTTGGAAAAAATGCCCAGGAAATAGTGTCCAAAGTAGAGAACGGGATAAAGTCCACCTTGCTGAGCCAGAGCAATTTCTTTGAATCGTTGAACCTGCGCTATTTCGGCCCGGTGGATGGCCACGATGTCAATCATTTGGTATCGGTGCTAAAGGACCTCAAACAGATCAAGGGCCCCAAAATCCTCCACTGCGTTACCGTAAAGGGAAAAGGGTTTGGCCCGGCCGAGAGCGGGAACAAGACCACTTGGCATGCCCCTGGGACTTTTGACAAGATCACGGGCGAGATTTTCAAAAAAGCCCATGACACGCCCCAGCCGCCCAAATACCAGGATGTGTTTGGAAACACGTTGGTGGAATTGGCAAGGGACAACGATAGGATAATGGGGATCACCCCGGCCATGCCTTCCGGGTCTTCCATGAACATCATGATGAAAGAAATGCCCGACCGTGCCTTTGACGTAGGCATTGCAGAGCAGCATGCGGTGACTTTCTCCGCGGGGCTTGCCACCCAGGGCCTCGTGCCGTTTTGCAATATTTACAGCTCGTTTATGCAGCGTGCCTACGACCAGGTGGTGCACGATGTGTGCATTCAAAACCTGCCCGTAAATTTCTGCCTGGACAGGGCGGGGTTTGCCGGGGCGGACGGGCCTACCCACCACGGGACCTACGACCTCGCCTACTTCCGTTGCCTGCCCAACATGATCGTGTCCAGCCCCATGAACGAAAGCGAACTTCGCAACCTCATGTATACGGCCTCTTTGCCCAGGAAGGAAAAAGCATTTTCAATCCGCTACCCCAGGGGCCAGGGCGTATTGCCAGATTGGAAAACCCCGATGGAGGAGGTCAGGGTAGGCACAGGCCGGCTCATCAAAGAAGGCGAAGGGTTGGCCATCCTTACCATCGGGCACATTGGCAACTATGCGGTGGAGGTGTGCAAGGAACTATCACGCCAGGGAATTGAAGTCGCCCACTACGACATGCGGTTTGTAAAACCATTGGACGAAGGATTGCTCCACGGTGTCTTTTCCCGTTTTAGCAAGATCATAACGGTGGAAGACGGCTGTGTCCAGGGGGGCATGGGCAGTGCCATACTGGAATTTATGGCCGACCACCACTACTCGGCAAATGTATTGAGGTTGGGGATTCCTGATAAGGTGGTGGAGCATGGCGAGCAGATCGACTTGCATGCGGAGTGTGGTTTTGACCCGGAGGGGATAATGAAGGCCGTGGTGCAAATGCTGGAGCCGGTACCGAAACCCTCTTGA
- a CDS encoding segregation/condensation protein A, producing the protein MTTNGNFEVRLPLFEGPFDLLLFFIERDELDIYDIPIATITNDFLDYIHHLESLNVEVASEFILVAATLMRIKSKMLLPRPQVDEQGNEIDPREELIKHLLEYKKYKSVIDDLHKMEEAELMKEKRGNIMKELRSLAESTNVEAELQDVDLFKLLTVFEKVLKRQEEEKNKPVHQVIQFPYTIDGQKQFITSELATKPRIAFTDLFQGAPTRIALIFNFLAILEMLASGLLGIQIGEGYNNFWIKKPEAEAVSG; encoded by the coding sequence ATGACGACCAATGGAAATTTTGAAGTAAGGTTGCCCCTTTTTGAAGGCCCTTTTGACCTCCTCCTGTTCTTTATTGAGCGGGACGAACTGGATATATACGACATCCCCATAGCGACCATTACCAACGACTTCCTCGATTACATCCATCATTTGGAGTCGCTGAACGTGGAAGTGGCGAGCGAATTCATCCTGGTGGCCGCCACGTTGATGAGGATAAAGTCAAAAATGCTGCTGCCCCGTCCCCAGGTTGACGAGCAGGGCAACGAGATAGACCCGCGTGAAGAGCTAATAAAGCACCTGCTGGAGTACAAGAAATACAAGTCGGTAATAGACGACCTCCATAAAATGGAGGAGGCCGAACTGATGAAGGAGAAGCGGGGCAACATTATGAAGGAGCTACGGTCCCTGGCCGAGAGCACCAATGTGGAGGCCGAGCTTCAGGATGTCGATTTGTTCAAGCTCCTTACCGTATTTGAAAAGGTTTTAAAAAGGCAGGAGGAGGAAAAGAACAAGCCCGTCCACCAGGTCATTCAATTTCCGTATACGATTGACGGACAGAAGCAATTCATCACCTCGGAGTTGGCCACAAAGCCCAGGATTGCCTTCACCGACCTTTTTCAGGGCGCCCCTACCCGGATCGCACTGATATTTAATTTCCTGGCCATCCTGGAAATGTTGGCCAGTGGCCTGCTTGGCATCCAAATCGGGGAGGGGTACAACAATTTTTGGATAAAAAAACCGGAGGCGGAAGCCGTTTCCGGGTAG
- a CDS encoding TolC family protein, whose product MNRITGIFIAILFATALHAQDTLSLARAISIGLKNNFDVQIEQLNVEVAENNNTWGQAGRFPTISFSGNQNNNMVQRKPANPFAVPGRNKSNNLNGQLDVQFVLFDGFAVKINKQRLAQLEQLSYGNAAFVMETTLQSIMLAYYQALLEKERLHILENNMTFSKERYDYVKLRKELGGAISFDVLQEQNNYLTDSANVLLQGIVYKNSLRQLNLLLNEDLQKGYTLVDSLGYRHETYDYETLKAKMVSSNTNLRNQYLNQEILRSNTKLQQANMSPTVALNFGGNGSLDQLNANFRTTTGNTIVNTVGYLNGDPSMPVTNTVNETAFVPQTQNGNSYGGYANLSLRFTLFNGGQIRRAIENSRAQEKIAELNTGQLKLSLENDLLANYDMYNLRNQLVAIAQTKLEAADLNLDLANERYRNGALSAIDLRIVQENARNAALEAYQAIFNSISSKIGLIRITGGLIDKAGE is encoded by the coding sequence ATGAACCGGATTACAGGGATATTTATTGCCATACTATTTGCCACCGCCCTCCACGCACAGGATACCTTAAGCCTGGCAAGGGCCATCTCCATCGGGCTGAAAAACAATTTTGATGTTCAGATCGAACAGCTCAACGTGGAGGTGGCGGAAAACAACAATACCTGGGGGCAGGCAGGCAGGTTTCCAACCATTTCTTTCTCGGGCAACCAAAACAACAACATGGTGCAAAGGAAACCGGCCAACCCCTTTGCCGTGCCCGGAAGGAACAAGTCGAACAACCTAAACGGCCAATTGGACGTGCAGTTTGTTTTGTTTGACGGGTTTGCGGTGAAGATCAACAAACAGCGATTGGCGCAACTGGAGCAATTGAGCTACGGGAATGCCGCTTTTGTGATGGAAACCACCCTCCAATCCATCATGCTGGCCTACTACCAGGCCCTGCTGGAAAAGGAGCGGCTCCACATTTTGGAAAACAACATGACGTTTTCAAAAGAGCGGTACGACTATGTGAAGCTCAGGAAAGAGCTGGGCGGGGCGATCTCTTTTGACGTCCTTCAGGAACAAAACAACTACCTGACCGACTCTGCGAACGTGCTCCTGCAAGGTATTGTGTACAAAAACTCCTTGCGCCAACTCAACCTGCTGCTCAATGAGGATTTGCAAAAAGGCTATACCCTGGTGGACTCCCTCGGATACAGGCACGAAACATACGACTATGAAACCCTGAAGGCCAAAATGGTCAGTTCCAATACCAACCTCAGGAACCAATACCTGAACCAGGAAATCCTCAGGAGCAACACCAAGCTGCAGCAGGCCAACATGTCACCTACGGTGGCATTGAACTTTGGGGGCAACGGCAGCCTGGACCAATTGAACGCAAACTTTAGGACCACTACGGGAAACACCATTGTGAACACGGTAGGCTACCTCAACGGGGACCCCTCCATGCCCGTCACCAACACGGTGAACGAGACCGCATTTGTGCCCCAAACACAAAATGGAAATTCCTACGGAGGCTACGCCAACCTATCACTAAGGTTTACCTTATTCAATGGAGGCCAGATCAGGAGGGCCATTGAAAACTCAAGGGCACAGGAGAAAATCGCGGAACTCAATACCGGCCAATTGAAGCTATCATTGGAGAACGACCTGCTGGCAAACTATGACATGTACAACCTTCGCAACCAATTGGTGGCCATAGCACAAACAAAGCTGGAAGCGGCTGATTTGAACCTGGACCTGGCGAATGAACGCTACCGGAACGGGGCCCTGAGCGCCATAGATTTGCGGATTGTGCAGGAGAATGCGCGCAACGCGGCACTGGAAGCCTATCAGGCCATTTTCAACAGCATTTCGTCCAAAATCGGATTGATCCGGATCACGGGCGGGCTGATCGATAAGGCCGGGGAATAA